In the genome of Kwoniella shivajii chromosome 5, complete sequence, one region contains:
- a CDS encoding ribosomal protein L13, with amino-acid sequence MSANKGKTALALTRVWHHTSAENRVLGNLASRIAWALMGKHKPTYDPAVDAGDYVVVSNAAQVHLTGKKGTDKVYYSHTGYMGGLKAVPITRMKERRPDEIIRRAVSGMLPKNTFRDRRLERLKIFAGPAPETYVNNSLQTWRDQVGQAQVESKSQPMV; translated from the exons ATGTCAGCGAACAAGGGAAAG ACTGCTCTCGCTCTCACAAGGGTTTGGCACCATACGTCAGCGGAAAACAGAGTTCTTGGTAATCTTGCAAGTAGAATAGCATGGGCTTTGATGGGAAAGCATAAGCCAACATATGATCCAGCAG TCGATGCCGGTGATTATGTTGTGGTCTCAAACGCCGCTCAAGTGCATTTGACAGGAAAAAAGGGCACAGATAAGGTGTATTATTCGCATACGGGATATATGGGAGGTTTAAAGGCTGTACCAATaacgaggatgaaggagagaCGGCCAGACGAG ATCATACGGCGAGCGGTATCAGGTATGCTGCCCAAAAATACATTTCGTGACAGACGTCTGGAACGTCTAAAGATCTTCGCTGGACCTGCGCCTGAGACATACGTGAATAACAGTCTGCAGACATGGAGGGATCAGGTGGGACAAGCGCAAGTGGAGAGCAAGTCTCAGCCTATGGTATAG